CTTCTTGTAGAATTTCACCTACCTGAAAAACAAGCTTGGTTCCCTTAGGTTCACGGTTATAAAATGCTAACCATCCAGCTTGATTTTGTCCAAAATCAAGTACTTGTTCTTGTGCAGGTGTTTCAATGATCAATTGGACAGGTAGGTATTCTTTTACCTTAATGGGTAAACTTAGACGATCTTGTAATATATTGGTTTCTTCTTCTAAAACAACAACAGGCTGCCAGTGTTCTAGAGTAATCTGATCATCTAAATCTTCACCATAATAAATCGCTGATTTCGTTATTTTGCCACTTGTTGTTTGCCAAGAAGCATCTGTAATAATTCGTTCAGTTGTACCATCTTTATAAGTAATATGGTATTCGGCAATGGCTTTTTGCCAATCACCATAAATATTTTCCTGACCGCCTTCAAAGCCATAATTTCCTTTATACCAACCATCAGCAGTTGAAATTAACAGTTCATGAGTGCGATCAATTTGGGTAAAGGCAGTTGTGATATCATACGTTTGAACTTGGACCCACTGATCATAAGCCGTAATACCAGGTGTTAAATATTCATCACCGACTTTTTGGCCATCAATATAGGTTTCATATAATCCTAGACCAGTCATATAAAGGCGAGCAGTTTCAACCGGTTTATTTAATGAAATTTCTTTTTTAAATAACGTATTTTGGATATTTTTATCTTCATTTGCAATCCATTTAGCAGTAAATGTTTCATGCATTTTACCCGTTTCAAAAAACGTTTGAGCAGTTGTTATAATTTGATCTTCATCCAGTAAACTTATTTCAATTTGATAACGAGTTCTAGATGTTAAATTAAGTGCTACGTTAAAATAGTTTTCCTGATAGGGAAGTTCTTCAGTCTGGTAAACTGGTAGTGTTTTGTCAGTTGTCCAGATTGTTAATTGTTTTTTAACTGGCATAAAGGTATCAGCTTGAATCTTAAAATCAATTCTTAGATCATTAAGTTGAAAACCGATTGGTTCAATCATATGATTGATTAAAATTTGAGAAATTTCCATGTTTTTCACTTCCTATTATAATTTTGCTGTGAAATCACCACAGAAGGGATCTACTGGATTGATTCCTTCAAAGGCTTCCTGTCCAGTAATTTTTCGCATAACAGCTTCAACACTCGCTTTGTTTCCTGTATAGGCATTAATAAATGTTGAAACACTTGGAATGTCAAATAAATGATAAGGATTTGCTGTTGAGATAAACACGGTAGGAATCGCCTGCATAAACCATGGTGAATTAGCTGCCATTAGAGGAATCCAATCCAGTCTTGTAGTTGTTTGATTGCTGGCTGTTTCAATATTTGCAATATAAAGCGCTAAGTCGAATTTTTCCTTCATATCTTGAACGCCTTCTTCAAAAATTTCATGGAAGTCTAACTGTTGAGAATTATAAAGAGAAACAATAAAGCCAACTTTTTCTAACTGCATTTTAAACAGATCTGTGACTTTTCCGCCTTCTTTAAATCCACCCTCATCAGAGTCTCCTAAAATAACTAGTCGGATACGTGGGTATCTTTCAGGAGTTAGTGGAAGCAAGTGATCACGATCTTTCACCAATGTCACAGCTTTTTTTTCGACTTCTTCCGCCAATTTTTCATGTGCTTTGGTATCTAATGCTAATGTTTCCGGTGGTGTAAGCAGTAAACTTTCGTTTGTATCCATGATGCCTTGCGCTAATTTTGTACCAAGAATTCGCATAATTGCTTCATTGACACGCTCTATTGGCAATTTACCATTTTCAACGGCTTGTCTGATATAGTGATAATCTTCATCAATGTTTTTATTAAAAAGAATCATATCAATTCCTGCATTGATTGTTTCTGGCAGTAAGTTTTCACGATCTGTTGCTGCATTGTAACCAATCATTGGGGTTGCGTCTGTAATCGCTAGTCCGTTGAATTGCAGAACATCTCGCAACAATCCATTAATTAAAAGAGAAGAACTGGAAGCTGGTCGTAAATCTTTATCGGAAATATCAGGTTGTAAATAACGTTCCCAGGCAGGTTGCGTGATATGGCCAATCATAATACTAGAAATACCTGTTTCAATAAGTTGACGATAGATTTGTCCATAAGTATTCATCCAGTCATCTTTAGTTAATGAATTTACAGAACTTACTAAATGCTGATCTCTCTCATCCACACCATCTCCAGGAAAGTGTTTGATAACTGGGATAACTTGATTTTTTTCTAACCCTTTGATTTGAGCTTCTGCCATTTTCATTACTCGTGTTTTATCACTACCAAATGTTCGTGTGTTTGTAATAGGATTTCTAAAATTTTTATCAATATCAACAATTGGGGCAAAAGACATATTACAACCGACTTGACTGGCTTCAAAACCAGAAACATTACCTAATTCGTAAGCACTTTTTGGATCATCAGTTGCAGCCATTTGAAGAGGCATACCAAACCAAGTGCCTTCAGATATAATGCCATTACCACCAGATTCTAGATTTGCTGCAAAGAAAAGAGGAACCTGACTAGCTGTTTGAGCTGTTGCTATTTCACGCTTGATTTTTTCAGCCACGTCTGGACGATACATCATACCACCAGGTTGGTATTTTTCTATGAATTCAGCAATATCCGTCATATTTTCATCTTGACCAATGACAAAAAATAATTGACCAACCTTTTCATCAATTGACATTTTAGCAATTTTTTCTTCAATATAATTAATTTGTTGTTTATTTAAGCAATAAGGTTTTTTTGTTAAATCTACCATTTAATGAACCTCCAATGAGTTTAAAATTTGCACTTATTATTTATTATAATGAGAATGGAAGCGAAAACTATTGTTAAAAACAATAAAAATCATGTTCATTTCACAGTTTTATCTGTATAAATTTGGTTTTATTACAGATAAATATAAATAATTAGTATTAAATAATCATTTATATTAATATTTGTATGGTATACTAAGCTTCTTAGGCGGGAAAGATAACTAAATTATGGTAGCATAAGAAGTGGGGGAAATAGATGAAGACAATGGTTTTAGAATTATTGAAAAAACATAATTATCCACGTGAATGGAAAAAGTTGGCACCAGAAATGCGTCCAAAAATTATTTCATACGTAGGAAAAGAACCTGTATATGAATTTTATCATACTTTAAATGATTCATTGGAAATTAACACCCATTCAGTTGCTGTTTCTGTTCAACCGGTAGAATCCTTTATTCCTTACCATATGCATAATTATGTTGAGTTAACGATTCCGCTAGTGGGCGAACGTACCGTAGTGACTGAAAATGAAAAAATACATGTTGCCCAGGATGAAGTAATTATGATTGGTAAGTATACTGTTCACCGCGTTGAACCGATCGATAGGCAAGCTGTAGTGGTTAATCTAACATTAAAAGGAACTGCTTTTTCATTAAATGATTTTGATTTTATGTATAGAAAGGGAAGTTCACAAAGTATTTCTACTATGTTATTTTCACTTCTTTTTAGTGATAATTTTGGTGAAGTCCGTTATACACGAATTAATACGCATCATGACAATAAAATTATGGATATTTTATATGATATTATTTATGAATATTATTGTCCAGACATTCAAACTAATCAAATTATTCATTTTGAAATTTTAACTTTATTTTCTAGATTAATTCGAGTAGCTTCAAATGAAAAAGTAGCTGTCAAAATGAATGATCAACCACCAACCAATTTATTGACACTACTTTTATATATTGAAAAGCATTATAGTCATATTACACTGGAAGAAATGGCAGATTATTTTAATTTTAATCCTAATTATTTGTCTGCTTATTTAAAAAAACAAACTGGATTAACTTTTATCAAACTCGTTCATTTACAAAGAGTAAATGTAGCTGCAGAATACTTAACTTATACAAATGCACCGATTGAACAAATCTCATTAAAAGTTGGCTATGAAAATCCTTCATATTTTTATAAAATTTTTCGCAAATACCTTGGAGTATCACCAACCGATTATCGTAAACAAAATAGCGTTGACTAATAGGAAAATAGATAGTTAGTTAATTGGTTTAAAACCTAAAAAAAATAATTAAAGTTTAAGCAAGCATTTCTTTTTATTTAAAAGAAATGCTTGCTTAAATTCATATTGTAGATTCAAAATTTAAGATATCAGTTTTATAGGTATGAAAATCATAAGTTAATTAGTTATAAATGCGTTAATAGATAGCTTGTTTAAGTTTCTCAACAACATATTTACTATAATAAATGAAAAAAATATATTTTTATTAATATATTTTACTTAATAGTTGATAATTGTTTTTATTTATCTTGTTTTTTATTTATTTGTATAATTATTTTAATTAATTTAAAATAAATAGTTTTAATTAATTGTTTTTTTTGTTACTATAATAGATATCCTTTGTTTATTTTTTATAAAAAAGGATACCAGTAGAAAAGTTCGTTACTCTAAAAAGATTGCTCGAAGAAGTGTTACCATTTATTTTATTTGTAAAGTTTATCTTTTTGAAATCGCTGTCTAGAATAAATTAAACTTATAATTTAGGAGGAATTTTATGAAAAAGTCAATTGTTTTTGCTAGTTTGGGAATTATGTTCTTATCGGCAGGTACGCTTTCAACTTTGTCCACATCAGCTCAAGAACAACATACACATACATCAGAAATTATTTCTAATCAAGCTTATGTTAGTAATTTTTCAGAATTAAAAGCTGCCTTGGCAGAAGATAATGGTATTACTACTATTAGATTAACTGAAGATATCTCCCTAGATAGTGGCATAAAGATTCATCCAAGCAAACAACATGTAACAATTGATGGACAAAATCATCAGCTGACAGAACAATCATTAGGCGTACATGGCACCATTTATGTTGATTCAAATTCTAGCACAACAGAAGTTAATGTAGTAAATCTTTCGATTATGGGAAAAAATTATTATGGACCTGTCAATGTTGATAATTCTCTAAAGGGTGTAGTGTTAAATTATACCAATGTTAATTACAATGGACCGCAGTTAGTTCATAACGTTAAAGGATTTGCAAACTTTTATGGCAATACAACGATTAATATAGAGAAAGTTCTGGATGGATCTAACGTTGCGCAAGAGGTTGCTGAGGTAATGGGAGTAACCATTAATGATAATTTTAAGGTTACTCATAATGGCCAAACAGACAGTGCTTTTTGGATGGGAACCAGTTCTGATGTGCAACCATACTTTATCATTAATGATAACGCCAAGGTTTCTATGGATATCAAGAATAATACGCTATTTTATATTGATAACAGTGCTAAACGTCCTCTGGATATGACGGTTGGAAAAAATGCAACCTTTGAAGTAAATACAATTAGAGAACTATTTAGACTGGGAAATGCAGGAAATATTTTACTGAAGAATAATTCTAAAACAATAATTAATCGATCTACCGATACAACAAAAACACCAACGATCCAATTATCTGGTTCTGTTAAACCTGAAAAAGGTGCTATCTTAAATATTATCCATGCACCAGAAACAACTGCACCAACAATGTCAGGTGTTTAATTTGATTTAACCATTCAGTAAATGGTAACACTTCTTCGAACAGTTTTTTTAAAGTGATTGAGATGAATGATTAGCCGTCTATATTTTCTATTTATTAGAGAAAATATAGACGGCTAAAAATAATGCCGTTTTTAATCTTACCTTAAACTATACAGCTATTTAATATACAATTCAGTCGTTGATGAACTGATAAAAAAATAAGATATAATGAGTGAAATTTAAACATGTTAAAAGCAAAATTAATTTACATACAATATTATATTATGTATAATATTGTATGTAAATTAATTTTGCTTTAAATATAAATTTTTAAATTAAAAATTCATCAAATGAATGTAATCTTTTTTGTTTTTAAGTTTTCTAATTAGAAAGGTTAAGCCTATGAATGCAATCTTAATTGTTAATTCTTTAGATCAATCTAAACTTTAAAAAATTAAGTATAATGAAGGATTCTTCAATCAATTTTTTAGCTTATATTTACTAGTAATAGCAAATGAATAAAAAAGGAGGAAAGTGTATGGCGATTCAAATTTCTTCTGAACTATTAGAAGGTATTGTGCTATCTGTTTTAAAAAATGAAGATTTATATGGATATGTTTTAACACAAAAAGTTCAAGCAAGATTTCCAATTTCTGAGTCCACCATCTATCCAGTGTTACGCCGTCTTAAGAAAAATAATTATTTAAAAACCTATGATCAACCTTACCAGGGACGAAACCGTCGTTATTATCAATTAACTGAAGGAGGAGCTGAACACTTAGTTAAAATCATAGATGAATGGACAGCATTTAGTCATCAAGTTAATCAAGCATTGGAGGAAAATCGATGAAACAAACAATCAATGAATACATTAATGAATTAAAAAATTACCTATCAGCCTTAGAAGATGAGGAATCTCAAGATATTTTAGAATTTTATTATGAATTTTTATTAGATGCCGATACGGATAGCAGAAAAGAAATCGAGGCAGCATTAGGAACACCTAGACAATTGGCACGTAGGATATTAGCTGATTATTCTTTGGTAGAAACCAAAATAGATGATCAGCAATTTAGCGAAAAAGAGCTTCAACATCAAAATACAAAACGTAATTTACAAAATATTTGGTGGATTTTTCTAGGACTGTTAGCAATTCCTGTTGGACTACCATTAGTGATCCTTTTATTTAGTATTCTTTTATTTTTTTTCTGTATTATTGCTTCAATCGTTATTCTTTTAGGCGCCTTTCTTTCAATAGCATTATTCATAATTTATAAAACGTTTCCAATTATATGGAAACAAGAATGGGCAACAGCCTATTTTTACACCGGTTGTAGCTTAGCAATAATTGCATGTGAATTGCTTGTCATTCCACTTTTCTTGAAATTATTACAATCCACTGTTTCATTAGCAGCTAAAGTAGCACGTTGGATTGGTAGGAAGGTTTTCACCAAGCATGATTATCAACAATATGGAGGCCAAATGAAATGAAAAAATACTATTTTACGCTATTTATTGTTTTGTTTATGGGAATTATTTTCGGATTATTTGGTTATTTTAATCATGGATTTCAGCCAGTAGTTGGTGATACCATACTTGGATCTGTCCATGTATTAAGACATGAAGACAGCAAACAAATGCATACTTATCAAACAAAACAACCATTTAAAGCACTTACTATTTTTGTAGATCAAACAGATATTTTGATTAAACAAGGTTCTCAATACTCTGTTAATTTTGAAACCAATCAGAAAGCAACAGTTAAAGTAAGTGATCAACAATTAGAAATTAAGCAAAAAGCTAGATATAATTTCCAAATGTTCTATTTTCCAGTTATTAAAAAATCTACACTAACCATTACAATCCCTAATCTAACAACAATAGATAAATTAAATCTTTCCATAGAGAATTGTCGTGTTCGTTTTGATCATTTGAATTTGAAGAAAGCTTATTTGAATACCTCTAATTCACAGCTAACTTTTAATCAAACAAAGATTCTAGACAAATTTCATACAAATGATCAAGAAGGAAATTATAAGTTAGCGAATAGTGAATTTCATAATATAAAATTTAACTCAGATAGCACAAATATTGATACAAATCATTCAAAAATGATCAATTTAGGCATTGATTTAGAAGATGAACTTAAATTTAATAGCGAGTATTCTGAGTTAACAAATCTAAACTTAGAAGCAAATGGTAATACGACAAATTATAAGATGCATAATAGTAAATTGTTGGGCAATAATAAAATTAATGGTGATGAAACCTACTTAGATTTAATTCATATCAATCAAGACTTAAATTTGAAATTCACTAGAGATGAAAATACCAGTATTTTATATAACAATAGTAATTACAAAGGAGACTCTCTTGTTAATAAATCAACAACGAACTCTTTGAAAACAATCAGTAATAGTGGTCAGATAAAAATAATAAAATTAAAATAGCAAAATTTATGTTTAGCTGATTAAAAAATGAGAATCAATAAGTTAAAAAATTTACGATTCAAATAGATAAAAGAAAACGGATTTGCTTGTTAAGATCAAATCCGTTTTTTTTTTAGATTTAACAGGTTATTTTATGTAAGGTGTTTTTGTTGTATCAAAGTACTTTCGACACAAAAAATCAATAAAAAAG
This is a stretch of genomic DNA from Melissococcus plutonius ATCC 35311. It encodes these proteins:
- a CDS encoding glycoside hydrolase family 3 protein → MVDLTKKPYCLNKQQINYIEEKIAKMSIDEKVGQLFFVIGQDENMTDIAEFIEKYQPGGMMYRPDVAEKIKREIATAQTASQVPLFFAANLESGGNGIISEGTWFGMPLQMAATDDPKSAYELGNVSGFEASQVGCNMSFAPIVDIDKNFRNPITNTRTFGSDKTRVMKMAEAQIKGLEKNQVIPVIKHFPGDGVDERDQHLVSSVNSLTKDDWMNTYGQIYRQLIETGISSIMIGHITQPAWERYLQPDISDKDLRPASSSSLLINGLLRDVLQFNGLAITDATPMIGYNAATDRENLLPETINAGIDMILFNKNIDEDYHYIRQAVENGKLPIERVNEAIMRILGTKLAQGIMDTNESLLLTPPETLALDTKAHEKLAEEVEKKAVTLVKDRDHLLPLTPERYPRIRLVILGDSDEGGFKEGGKVTDLFKMQLEKVGFIVSLYNSQQLDFHEIFEEGVQDMKEKFDLALYIANIETASNQTTTRLDWIPLMAANSPWFMQAIPTVFISTANPYHLFDIPSVSTFINAYTGNKASVEAVMRKITGQEAFEGINPVDPFCGDFTAKL
- a CDS encoding AraC family transcriptional regulator, encoding MKTMVLELLKKHNYPREWKKLAPEMRPKIISYVGKEPVYEFYHTLNDSLEINTHSVAVSVQPVESFIPYHMHNYVELTIPLVGERTVVTENEKIHVAQDEVIMIGKYTVHRVEPIDRQAVVVNLTLKGTAFSLNDFDFMYRKGSSQSISTMLFSLLFSDNFGEVRYTRINTHHDNKIMDILYDIIYEYYCPDIQTNQIIHFEILTLFSRLIRVASNEKVAVKMNDQPPTNLLTLLLYIEKHYSHITLEEMADYFNFNPNYLSAYLKKQTGLTFIKLVHLQRVNVAAEYLTYTNAPIEQISLKVGYENPSYFYKIFRKYLGVSPTDYRKQNSVD
- a CDS encoding pectate lyase-like adhesive domain-containing protein, translated to MKKSIVFASLGIMFLSAGTLSTLSTSAQEQHTHTSEIISNQAYVSNFSELKAALAEDNGITTIRLTEDISLDSGIKIHPSKQHVTIDGQNHQLTEQSLGVHGTIYVDSNSSTTEVNVVNLSIMGKNYYGPVNVDNSLKGVVLNYTNVNYNGPQLVHNVKGFANFYGNTTINIEKVLDGSNVAQEVAEVMGVTINDNFKVTHNGQTDSAFWMGTSSDVQPYFIINDNAKVSMDIKNNTLFYIDNSAKRPLDMTVGKNATFEVNTIRELFRLGNAGNILLKNNSKTIINRSTDTTKTPTIQLSGSVKPEKGAILNIIHAPETTAPTMSGV
- a CDS encoding PadR family transcriptional regulator; amino-acid sequence: MAIQISSELLEGIVLSVLKNEDLYGYVLTQKVQARFPISESTIYPVLRRLKKNNYLKTYDQPYQGRNRRYYQLTEGGAEHLVKIIDEWTAFSHQVNQALEENR
- a CDS encoding DUF1700 domain-containing protein, with product MKQTINEYINELKNYLSALEDEESQDILEFYYEFLLDADTDSRKEIEAALGTPRQLARRILADYSLVETKIDDQQFSEKELQHQNTKRNLQNIWWIFLGLLAIPVGLPLVILLFSILLFFFCIIASIVILLGAFLSIALFIIYKTFPIIWKQEWATAYFYTGCSLAIIACELLVIPLFLKLLQSTVSLAAKVARWIGRKVFTKHDYQQYGGQMK
- a CDS encoding DUF4097 family beta strand repeat-containing protein, whose protein sequence is MKKYYFTLFIVLFMGIIFGLFGYFNHGFQPVVGDTILGSVHVLRHEDSKQMHTYQTKQPFKALTIFVDQTDILIKQGSQYSVNFETNQKATVKVSDQQLEIKQKARYNFQMFYFPVIKKSTLTITIPNLTTIDKLNLSIENCRVRFDHLNLKKAYLNTSNSQLTFNQTKILDKFHTNDQEGNYKLANSEFHNIKFNSDSTNIDTNHSKMINLGIDLEDELKFNSEYSELTNLNLEANGNTTNYKMHNSKLLGNNKINGDETYLDLIHINQDLNLKFTRDENTSILYNNSNYKGDSLVNKSTTNSLKTISNSGQIKIIKLK